In Candidatus Hydrogenedentota bacterium, the genomic stretch TCCACGACGGCGGAATCGGCCGCACAACTGCACATCAAGGACGCGGCGGCGTTCAAGATTCTTCAGTTTACCGACCTGCATTTCTTCTCCCCTCGCGAACGCCGGGTCGAGGCGGGGCAGATACCGACCCTCAAGATCATGGACACGCTGATAGAGCAGACCGGCCCCGACCTCGTCATGATTACCGGCGACGTCTGGCCGGGCAACCGCGGCGGCGATTTCGCATCCTTCATGATGCGGCGCGCCGTCCGGCGGCTGGGGCACATCGGCATGCCTTGGGCGTTCACCTGGGGCAATCACGACATGCTCGCCGATATGAACGCGGGGCATAAAACGCTCACCGGCGCGCCGGACTCCCTGTACCGCGGCGCGGCCACCGGGGGCAACTACACCATCGGCGTGATCGACGGCGCGGGCGAGCGCGCCGCCGAACTGCTCTGCCTGAACACGACGGATATCGGCATGGCGCAGGAACAGCGGGACTGGCTTGCCGCGCTGCCGCCAGCCGGTGTGCCCCGCCTCGCGTTTTTCCATATCCCGCTCAAGCAGTACGCCGACATCTGGGAGAACGGCGTCGCTGAGGGCATCATCGGCGAAGACCCCTGCGCCGAGGAAGAGGACGGCGCATCGCTCGCCTGTCTCAAGAATGCGGGCGTGCGCGCCTGCATCTGCGGCCATGACCACGTAAACGACTACGAGGGCGTCATCGATGGTGTGGAACTCGTCTATGGCCGCGCCACCGGCCTCGGCGGTTACGGCCGCGAATACGTGCCCAAAGGCGGCAAACTCATCACGCTGGACTGTACCCAGGGCACGTATACGATGCGCTCCGTCCTGCCCGACGGCACGTCCTGGACCCCCAAGCCCGGCGAACGCATCGACCACCGCCGCGCGCGGCAAGAAGCTTCTGCGTCAAGTTGAGCAGACGGCCTGCCAGCTTTGCACGCTCCGGCTGGCAGACCCACTTGTGACATTCGGCAAAATACCGTCCCTGATTCCTGCGGAACCGGCAGGCGTCCCCGCGGATATAAGCGTCTGAGAACATTAGCCTCGGCAGGTCACCGCAGAAAGCGGCAAGGAAGGGGATAGGTCATGGCAAACACGAGGACTTACTCGATTCGCAATATGGGGCGGGT encodes the following:
- a CDS encoding metallophosphoesterase family protein, with protein sequence MAIAGIPTEDDIMVTRREFLIAGGALLAAGCTGKSETPLDASTTAESAAQLHIKDAAAFKILQFTDLHFFSPRERRVEAGQIPTLKIMDTLIEQTGPDLVMITGDVWPGNRGGDFASFMMRRAVRRLGHIGMPWAFTWGNHDMLADMNAGHKTLTGAPDSLYRGAATGGNYTIGVIDGAGERAAELLCLNTTDIGMAQEQRDWLAALPPAGVPRLAFFHIPLKQYADIWENGVAEGIIGEDPCAEEEDGASLACLKNAGVRACICGHDHVNDYEGVIDGVELVYGRATGLGGYGREYVPKGGKLITLDCTQGTYTMRSVLPDGTSWTPKPGERIDHRRARQEASASS